The following nucleotide sequence is from Pseudonocardia abyssalis.
GGCCGGGTTCACCTGCCACCCGCTGGGGCGGCCGGCGCGGCGCTAGTAGGCGCCGTCGCCGCGGAGCACGGCCCCGACGGTCTTCCACAGGATCAGGGCGTCGAGGGCGAGGGACCAGTTCTCGACGTAGCGCAGGTCGAGCCGGATCGACTCGTCCCACGACAGGTCGCTGCGCCCGCTGACCTGCCACAGACCCGTGAGCCCGGGGCGGACGTGCAGGCGGCGGTGGGTCTCGGTGGAGTAGCCCTCGACCTCGGCCGGCAGCGGCGGGCGCGGCCCGACCAGCGACATCGACCCGCCGAGCACGTTGAACAGCTGCGGGAGCTCGTCGAGGGAGTAGCGGCGCAGCCACTGCCCGACCGCGGTGATCCGGGGGTCGCGGCGCATCTTGAACAGCGGCCCGGCGCCCTCGTTCATCGTGACCAGGTCGGCGCGCAGCTTCTCCGCATCGACGACCATCGACCGGAACTTCACCATCCGGAACGTCTCGCCGTGGCGCCCGACCCGGATCTGGCGGAAGAACACCGGCCCGCCGTCGAGCTTCACCGCGACGGCCACCCCGACCAGCAGGGGCACCAGCATGATCAGCAGCAGGACCGCGCAGAAGCGGTCGAAGCAGCCCTTCATGACCTTCGCGATGCCGCTGAACCGCGGCTCCGTGAGGCGCAGCAGCGGCAGCCCGTCGACCGGCTTGACGTGCAGGCGCGGCCCCGCGACCTCGAGCAGGCCCGGGTCGACGACGATCTCGGCCTGCGAGTTCTCGAACTCCCAGGACAGGCGCTGCAGCCGCCGCGGCGACCAGTCGGGCGTCGGCGTGACGGCGACGACCCGGTAGTGCCCGGCCTCGACGACACGGTGCAGGGCCTCGAGGTCGCCCACCACGGGGA
It contains:
- a CDS encoding sugar transferase, giving the protein MVLADVLVVGVLTLLGGWISSVHLGVPAMPNAWGLAGIAGLLTLISLWVWRAWEPRTLGQGSEEFSSVLRGTITSLVLLGLFGLAFELSSVRPWAFAFIPIIGLAVAATRYLMRRALHRRRFTGQCMHRVLAVGTPQSIAELVVRTRDNPHFGWEVAGACTASGRGLGGDATIAGVPVVGDLEALHRVVEAGHYRVVAVTPTPDWSPRRLQRLSWEFENSQAEIVVDPGLLEVAGPRLHVKPVDGLPLLRLTEPRFSGIAKVMKGCFDRFCAVLLLIMLVPLLVGVAVAVKLDGGPVFFRQIRVGRHGETFRMVKFRSMVVDAEKLRADLVTMNEGAGPLFKMRRDPRITAVGQWLRRYSLDELPQLFNVLGGSMSLVGPRPPLPAEVEGYSTETHRRLHVRPGLTGLWQVSGRSDLSWDESIRLDLRYVENWSLALDALILWKTVGAVLRGDGAY